In Effusibacillus pohliae DSM 22757, the sequence GACCGTCTGCCGCAGCAGCGTCGACGAGATAAACGTCCACCGCTTGTTGGCATAGACGCTGGCGGCGACGATCGACTCCGTCTTGCCGACCCGGGGCATGCCGCGGATCCCGATCACCTGATGGCCCTGTTTTTTCAGCAGTTCTCCCATGAAATCGACCAGAATCCCCAGTTCGTCGCGGGTGAACTTGTACGTCTTGTCGTTTTCCGCTTCCCTCCGGATAAAGCGTCCATGCCGCAATGCCAGGCGGTCAAGCAGCGTGGGCTGGCGCAAGGCGGTGATCGTGATGTTTTCAATCGTTCGAAGAATCGTCCGCAACACTGCGATTTTTTGCCGGTCGTTGGTACGGATCAAAAATCCGCGGTTTGCATCTTCCACCCCGTTCACCGTCACGATATTGATCGACAGCATCCCCAAAAGCGAAGCGATGTCTCCCAACAATCCAGGGCGATTTTTATGAATGTGGTATTCAAGGTACCATTCTTCCATAGAGACCTCCTGCAACTCGTCGATTTGCTTTTCACCGTCTGTTTTGCTGGGATGGAGGATTGAGGTACTGTCCCGGTTGGATCGTCTGGTTCCGCAGCCCGTCCACCACCGTTTTCTGTTGGTTCAGGATGTCGGCTGGAAACACCTCGGGCCGGGCGATCTCAAACAGGCTCGAGCCCGTCACCGCCACAGTTGCACCGCCTTGCCAGGAATGATTCAACAGCGACTGAACTTCCTCCTGCACCCCTTCTGCAAAAATCGGCTGCGGCCGGGCGATCACTCCCGCATACATTCTCGGCGGCTCGTGCAGCGGGAACAGCCATTTTCCGCTCTGCTGCAGCCGCGCCAACTGCTCTCCCGTGACCGGATCGAGCAGGACCAGGACGCGGCCGGAAATCGATTTTAATTTGTCGATCCCCTGCAGCCCCATCGCCTCGTCCAACGTAACGACTGTCGGCGAGGCGGAACTGCCCGCATAGTGAATGCCTTCCAGCAGCCCCCGCCACTCCGACGATTCCGGAGAGGGCGGCGCTGCCGTGATCACGCCGACCGATTCTTTCGGATTGATGCCCCCCGCCAAAAATCCGGCGACAAACGACAGCCACTCGCGGTTCCAGTTGACGAGCCGGACCGCGTTCGAGTCTGGATCTGACACGTTACCGACCAGACCGAATTTTTTGCCAATGTGCGTTTTCGCCAGTTCGGCTATGTAAGGGCTGTATTTTGCTTCGGTCACAATCAGGTCGATGTTCGGGTTGGACGCCATTGCGGAAAGCGCCGCTTGTGCCTGCCCGTCGTCTTCCGCCGTGCGGACATCGAACACCACCGCCGAATCGTTGACCGCTTTTGCCGTGTACTCGAGAACCTCTTTCGAGCCCGCCGTTTCCTTGGAGCCGACGATGCCGACCGCCCATTTTTCCCTGTCCGGTTTCATCGCTGACAATGCCGGAGTGTGGCAGCCTGAGGAAAGCAACGAACTTGTCAGCAACAGTGCCAGGCTGCAGATGTTCCAGGTGTGTTTCATCAGGTCTATGCAACTCCCGCTTATTTTTTTCGTTTGGACAGGCCAATCACGATGCCAAATGTCAAAAGAACCACCAGTACAAAAGTCAACGCTTGAAAAAACTCCAATCCGCTTGCCTCCTGCAACTCCCCACCAAAGTGAAGCGCACTGCCGTGCTATGCACCCAAGGGGCACAAGTCACGCTAGGCGCTAAAGCGCCAAGTCGTGCTATGATGGGGACCCCGGTTAAAATCGCGTTTTGTCTTCTCAACTATTATGCCATAATCGTGAAAATCCGCCAAACAAAAAAGAAACCGCCCTCCGAATCTCAGTTTCCGGCGGGCGGAATCCATTTGCGGAGCATTTCACGCACCAGATCGATGCCGAGCGCAAACCCGATGC encodes:
- a CDS encoding DUF3388 domain-containing protein, translated to MEEWYLEYHIHKNRPGLLGDIASLLGMLSINIVTVNGVEDANRGFLIRTNDRQKIAVLRTILRTIENITITALRQPTLLDRLALRHGRFIRREAENDKTYKFTRDELGILVDFMGELLKKQGHQVIGIRGMPRVGKTESIVAASVYANKRWTFISSTLLRQTVRHSLADDELGNDRMVYILDGIVSTMRSTEQHRRLVREIMRMDVPKVIEHPDIFVRETEYGWDLFDRIIELRNTEDEVITYETVQTGFNSFDVS
- a CDS encoding type 1 periplasmic-binding domain-containing protein produces the protein MKHTWNICSLALLLTSSLLSSGCHTPALSAMKPDREKWAVGIVGSKETAGSKEVLEYTAKAVNDSAVVFDVRTAEDDGQAQAALSAMASNPNIDLIVTEAKYSPYIAELAKTHIGKKFGLVGNVSDPDSNAVRLVNWNREWLSFVAGFLAGGINPKESVGVITAAPPSPESSEWRGLLEGIHYAGSSASPTVVTLDEAMGLQGIDKLKSISGRVLVLLDPVTGEQLARLQQSGKWLFPLHEPPRMYAGVIARPQPIFAEGVQEEVQSLLNHSWQGGATVAVTGSSLFEIARPEVFPADILNQQKTVVDGLRNQTIQPGQYLNPPSQQNRR